From Veillonella dispar, one genomic window encodes:
- a CDS encoding heavy metal translocating P-type ATPase, which yields MLQFSVVKKLRNRLHVKVTGHHFTEAEAAYVEDTLLLNDAIVDVTFYTRSSQIAIKHTGDVDAVRDAVLGLRDLDLSEAPALNEYSPRLVNKKYREMMINRTALYLGKKAVLPAPIAAAWAWFDGIKFIGKAIKTLWQRKLTVEVLDGVAIGAALLQKDYPTAGAVMYLLGIGDILEEWTHRKSVLNLAQSMSLNVDKVWVLVDDIEVSKPVNEVVAGDQIIIRQGEVIPLDGVVIDGVVLVNESSMTGEPEAVRRDKDSSVYAGTVVEDGKAIVEVRSTSKTSRYEKIVNLIEESEQMKSGMEQQAYRMADKLVPISFIGAGLTYLLTRNVMKALSFVMVDFSCALKLSIPLSVLSAMQEASKRGITVKGGKFLEQIAQADMIVFDKTGTLTKAEPEFEQIIPFNGHDADEMLKLAACIEEHFPHSMAKAIVRAAKDHDLPHKEMHSDVEYVVAHGIASKVGRYRVRIGSAHYIFDDEKTKIPTDEQEKFNNLPNSSSHIYLAIGGTLAAVICIKDPVREEAKQVIADLHTLGIKKVVMMTGDSKRNAQRVADELGIDELHAEVLPEDKAAYVKQAKAEGYTVMMVGDGINDSPAISEAHVGIAMNEGAPIAQKIANVTISSDHLQALVDLRRISMALMKRIKANYNGIVGFNGALVGGGVLGIMPPSQTAWLHNLFTLGIGLESMTPLLKKEETKETVPTIDVTADSVVA from the coding sequence ATGTTACAATTTTCTGTAGTAAAAAAACTCAGAAATCGCTTGCATGTTAAGGTAACTGGTCATCACTTTACAGAGGCTGAAGCAGCTTATGTAGAGGATACATTACTCCTTAATGATGCAATTGTAGATGTAACCTTCTACACTCGTAGCAGTCAAATCGCCATTAAACATACTGGCGATGTTGATGCTGTGCGTGATGCAGTGCTAGGTCTACGCGATTTAGATTTGTCTGAAGCTCCTGCTTTAAACGAATATTCTCCTCGCTTGGTAAATAAAAAATACCGTGAAATGATGATCAACCGTACTGCACTTTACTTAGGTAAAAAAGCAGTGCTTCCTGCGCCTATTGCAGCTGCATGGGCTTGGTTTGATGGTATTAAATTTATTGGTAAGGCTATTAAAACATTGTGGCAACGTAAGTTAACTGTCGAAGTACTTGATGGTGTAGCTATTGGTGCTGCATTACTTCAAAAGGATTACCCTACAGCTGGCGCTGTTATGTACCTATTAGGTATTGGTGATATCTTAGAAGAATGGACTCACCGTAAATCTGTATTAAATCTCGCTCAAAGCATGTCCTTGAACGTAGATAAAGTATGGGTTTTAGTTGATGACATTGAAGTGAGCAAGCCAGTTAACGAAGTTGTGGCAGGCGATCAAATTATCATTCGTCAAGGCGAAGTGATTCCATTGGATGGCGTCGTTATCGATGGTGTTGTTCTTGTTAATGAAAGCTCCATGACTGGTGAACCAGAAGCGGTTCGCCGCGATAAAGATAGTTCTGTATATGCAGGTACTGTTGTAGAAGACGGTAAAGCTATTGTAGAAGTACGTAGTACATCCAAAACATCTCGTTACGAAAAAATCGTTAACCTTATTGAAGAGTCTGAACAAATGAAATCTGGTATGGAACAACAAGCATACCGCATGGCAGATAAATTAGTTCCAATTAGCTTTATTGGTGCTGGTTTAACATATTTGTTGACTCGAAATGTAATGAAAGCATTGTCTTTCGTTATGGTTGACTTCTCTTGTGCTCTAAAATTATCTATTCCATTGTCAGTACTTTCCGCTATGCAAGAAGCATCTAAACGCGGTATCACTGTTAAAGGTGGTAAGTTCTTAGAACAAATTGCACAAGCAGATATGATTGTGTTCGATAAAACTGGTACTCTTACAAAAGCAGAACCTGAGTTTGAACAAATCATCCCGTTCAACGGTCATGATGCAGATGAAATGTTGAAATTAGCTGCATGTATTGAGGAACATTTCCCTCACTCCATGGCAAAAGCAATTGTACGCGCTGCTAAGGATCATGACTTGCCTCACAAGGAAATGCATTCCGATGTAGAATACGTTGTAGCTCATGGTATTGCATCTAAAGTCGGTCGCTACCGTGTACGCATTGGTAGTGCTCACTACATCTTTGATGATGAAAAGACAAAAATTCCTACAGATGAACAAGAAAAATTCAACAATTTACCAAATTCATCTTCCCATATTTACCTCGCTATTGGGGGTACATTAGCAGCGGTTATTTGTATTAAAGACCCTGTTCGTGAGGAAGCAAAACAAGTTATAGCTGATTTACACACTTTGGGTATTAAAAAGGTTGTCATGATGACTGGTGACTCCAAACGTAATGCACAACGTGTAGCTGACGAACTCGGCATCGATGAATTGCATGCTGAAGTATTGCCAGAAGATAAAGCGGCTTATGTAAAACAAGCAAAAGCTGAAGGCTATACTGTTATGATGGTAGGGGATGGTATTAACGATTCCCCAGCAATTTCTGAAGCACATGTTGGTATCGCTATGAATGAAGGCGCTCCAATTGCTCAAAAAATTGCAAATGTTACTATTTCTTCCGACCATCTACAGGCTCTTGTAGATTTACGCCGCATTTCTATGGCATTGATGAAACGCATCAAAGCTAATTACAATGGTATCGTTGGTTTCAACGGTGCTCTTGTAGGTGGTGGCGTACTCGGTATTATGCCGCCAAGCCAAACAGCATGGTTGCATAATCTATTCACATTGGGTATCGGCTTAGAAAGCATGACTCCATTGTTGAAAAAAGAAGAAACAAAGGAAACTGTTCCTACAATTGATGTAACAGCTGACTCCGTAGTAGCTTAA
- a CDS encoding LptA/OstA family protein codes for MRKRKVQWLAAACVFCLAQPVWAATESTTVYQDQLDSVDQSYLGEISKASTPENSNIRVVRRGEKAKSDQPTEQLPTRIDADKMSYTGSTGDVYAQGDVVVTQGNQTLMAPRIEGNTKTTEYRTVGGYRFLENGGKTKDITGQNMTYRTSDRHFTADQAFGWNDPYYVKGQNATFDGETGHMDKGMVTTKHAMAFKHTPDYRVEGQDIKVYPGDKVIIKKPSFYIKNFKVLSLPSYTASLRHDKEGKFSIFSLVPKPTYSSDDGLGLHGSTDYPIGKHGEAYIDYRWYSKSGFKPKVGYRHYLPWATASIGYSKESNEYNDETVWVEKIGEARLDTHTYHVGKSPVTVRGGVNAGYWKEGSVKGSHKEYYTEISHDPIKLGKNADLRFLGGYQRDYYGYDGTIRSMPYWGARFRSKVGNRANVWVSYNQRNISYNNSPYRFDTTELPKELIYGGNYKLTRLDDVSVSVKTNMMSGQIDSVYYTWHRDLHSFDLYLTYKDAHRSNNDQWKIKFVGKDF; via the coding sequence ATGAGGAAACGTAAAGTACAATGGCTGGCAGCGGCTTGTGTTTTTTGTTTAGCACAACCAGTATGGGCCGCTACGGAGTCAACCACGGTATATCAAGATCAATTGGATAGCGTTGATCAATCCTATCTTGGAGAAATCTCTAAAGCATCTACACCTGAAAATAGTAATATCCGTGTTGTACGTCGTGGTGAAAAGGCAAAGTCTGATCAACCTACAGAACAATTGCCGACTCGTATTGATGCAGATAAAATGTCCTATACTGGGTCCACTGGTGATGTATATGCACAAGGTGATGTAGTAGTGACTCAAGGTAATCAAACCTTGATGGCACCACGTATAGAAGGTAATACAAAAACTACAGAATACCGTACTGTTGGTGGGTATCGCTTTTTGGAAAATGGCGGTAAAACAAAGGATATTACAGGTCAAAATATGACATATCGGACTAGTGACCGTCATTTTACAGCTGACCAAGCGTTTGGTTGGAATGATCCTTACTATGTGAAGGGGCAAAATGCTACATTTGATGGTGAAACTGGTCATATGGATAAAGGCATGGTTACCACAAAACATGCGATGGCCTTTAAACATACACCAGATTATCGTGTAGAAGGTCAAGATATCAAGGTGTATCCTGGCGATAAAGTCATTATTAAAAAACCGTCTTTCTACATTAAAAACTTTAAGGTTTTATCTTTACCTTCTTATACAGCATCCTTGCGCCATGATAAAGAAGGAAAATTCAGTATATTCTCATTAGTTCCAAAGCCTACATATAGTAGTGATGATGGACTTGGCTTGCATGGTAGTACTGATTATCCAATTGGTAAGCATGGTGAAGCTTATATCGATTATCGCTGGTATTCAAAATCAGGCTTTAAACCAAAAGTTGGTTATAGACACTACTTGCCTTGGGCTACTGCGTCAATTGGGTACAGTAAAGAATCTAATGAATATAATGATGAAACGGTATGGGTTGAAAAGATTGGTGAGGCACGTTTAGATACTCATACGTATCATGTGGGTAAATCACCAGTAACTGTACGCGGTGGCGTTAATGCCGGTTATTGGAAAGAAGGTTCTGTAAAAGGTTCCCATAAGGAATACTATACAGAAATATCTCATGATCCAATTAAGCTTGGTAAAAATGCTGATTTACGCTTCTTGGGCGGTTACCAACGCGACTACTATGGTTACGATGGCACGATTCGTAGCATGCCTTACTGGGGCGCTAGATTCCGCTCTAAAGTGGGAAATCGTGCTAATGTATGGGTTAGCTATAATCAACGTAATATTTCTTATAATAACTCTCCATATCGATTTGATACTACAGAGCTTCCTAAAGAGCTCATCTATGGCGGTAACTATAAATTGACTCGCTTAGATGATGTGTCTGTAAGTGTTAAAACAAATATGATGAGTGGTCAGATAGACTCTGTATATTATACATGGCATCGTGATTTACATTCCTTTGACTTGTACTTAACTTATAAGGATGCACATAGAAGCAATAATGATCAATGGAAAATCAAATTTGTTGGCAAAGACTTTTAA
- a CDS encoding HypC/HybG/HupF family hydrogenase formation chaperone, protein MCLAVPAQLVAVNDVIGTVELTGATRDCSLLLVPEAKVGDWLLVHAGFAVQIVDEEEAQKTLEAFKELEELEEAYFAGKAEQC, encoded by the coding sequence ATGTGCTTAGCTGTACCAGCACAGTTAGTAGCTGTGAATGATGTTATTGGCACTGTTGAATTAACAGGTGCCACCCGTGACTGCAGCTTACTCCTCGTACCAGAAGCAAAGGTAGGGGACTGGTTGTTAGTCCATGCGGGTTTTGCTGTACAAATTGTTGATGAAGAAGAGGCACAAAAAACATTAGAGGCCTTTAAGGAGCTAGAAGAACTTGAAGAAGCTTACTTTGCAGGAAAAGCAGAACAGTGCTGA
- the hypD gene encoding hydrogenase formation protein HypD, with protein sequence MKKLTLQEKQNSADALLKRINALHEPGETVRLMEVCGTHTVSIFREGLRQLLPSGIELVSGPGCPVCVTDQTYMDKALAYAERDDVIIATFGDMLKVPGSYSSLSEAQTKGAHIHVIYTPLEVVELSKKYPDKKIVFLAIGFETTIAVICATVKAVHAAGLKNVFFLVSHKLVPPALRALLDKQEGHIDGFILPGHVSVIIGEEPYRFLPEEYHIPSCIAGFDGLEILSAIANILEQRKTGNFVVGNTYHSVVMQKGNPVAQAMIKEVYDVCDDAWRGIGVIPNSGLRLKDAYAAYDVERALPIQLEKPSLDPKGCQCGRVLQGLIKPSECPLFGKSCTADHPVGACMVSVEGSCAAWYKYGYSSGGSTWED encoded by the coding sequence TTGAAGAAGCTTACTTTGCAGGAAAAGCAGAACAGTGCTGATGCGTTATTAAAACGTATCAATGCCCTTCATGAGCCTGGGGAAACCGTAAGGCTTATGGAGGTTTGTGGTACACATACTGTATCGATTTTCCGTGAAGGTCTTCGACAATTATTGCCAAGTGGCATTGAACTTGTAAGTGGACCAGGATGTCCTGTATGTGTAACAGATCAAACGTATATGGATAAGGCGTTAGCCTATGCTGAACGGGATGATGTTATTATTGCTACCTTTGGGGATATGTTAAAGGTTCCTGGTAGCTATAGCAGTCTTAGTGAGGCTCAAACAAAGGGCGCCCATATTCATGTCATTTATACCCCTTTAGAGGTGGTAGAACTTAGTAAAAAATACCCAGATAAGAAAATAGTATTTCTGGCTATAGGTTTTGAAACGACTATTGCCGTTATTTGTGCAACTGTAAAAGCAGTTCATGCAGCAGGGCTGAAGAATGTTTTCTTCCTTGTATCTCATAAATTAGTGCCTCCTGCATTACGAGCTTTATTAGATAAACAAGAAGGTCATATTGACGGATTTATTTTGCCAGGTCATGTAAGCGTTATTATTGGTGAAGAGCCATACCGATTCTTACCTGAAGAATATCACATACCGTCTTGTATTGCTGGCTTTGATGGACTTGAGATTTTATCTGCTATAGCAAATATTTTAGAGCAACGTAAAACCGGTAATTTTGTGGTGGGTAATACCTATCATTCTGTAGTTATGCAGAAGGGGAATCCGGTAGCGCAAGCGATGATCAAAGAAGTATATGATGTATGTGATGATGCGTGGCGTGGTATCGGTGTTATTCCAAACTCTGGCTTAAGATTAAAGGATGCATATGCAGCCTATGATGTGGAACGTGCATTACCTATCCAGCTTGAAAAGCCTTCTCTTGATCCAAAAGGGTGCCAATGTGGTCGTGTATTGCAAGGGCTTATTAAGCCAAGTGAATGTCCATTATTTGGTAAAAGCTGTACTGCTGACCACCCTGTTGGTGCTTGCATGGTATCTGTAGAAGGTAGTTGTGCAGCATGGTATAAATACGGTTATTCCAGTGGTGGATCGACGTGGGAGGATTAA
- the hypE gene encoding hydrogenase expression/formation protein HypE, whose amino-acid sequence MERVRLVHGNGGRFSHELTERFILKYFTNDLLAPLHDGAQFPVTAGRMAFSTDSYVVQPTFFPGGNIGKLAVCGTVNDLAMNGAVPQYLSCGLILEEGLAFDELDEILHTMSDMAKAANVQIVTGDTKVVKKGEVDKIYINTAGIGMIPDGIDIGPHRVKAGMDIILSGAIGDHSIAVMGQRFGLDLSDALKTDCAPLNNMVHAVLDKVGPQVALLRDPTRGGLGTVLKEIADQSQVGIKVEEAAIPIHAEVQSVCDILGYDPLYLANEGKVVLVVDQSVTEEVLSILHGFEEGKEAVLIGRTLDKNIGKVGLQTAIGGVRLIDLLGEDQVPRIC is encoded by the coding sequence ATGGAACGAGTTCGCTTAGTCCATGGGAATGGCGGTCGATTTAGTCATGAATTGACCGAGCGTTTTATTTTGAAATACTTTACAAATGATTTATTGGCTCCTTTACATGATGGTGCTCAATTTCCCGTTACAGCAGGACGTATGGCGTTCTCTACAGATTCCTATGTAGTACAACCAACGTTTTTCCCTGGCGGAAATATTGGTAAATTAGCTGTATGTGGTACTGTGAATGATTTAGCTATGAATGGTGCTGTCCCACAATATTTAAGTTGTGGCCTTATCTTAGAAGAAGGCTTGGCCTTTGATGAGTTAGATGAAATACTTCATACTATGTCAGATATGGCAAAAGCTGCAAATGTACAAATTGTTACAGGGGACACTAAGGTTGTTAAAAAGGGCGAGGTAGACAAAATCTACATAAATACAGCGGGTATTGGCATGATCCCAGATGGGATTGATATTGGTCCACATCGTGTGAAAGCGGGAATGGATATTATCTTATCTGGTGCTATTGGGGATCATTCTATTGCTGTTATGGGTCAACGATTTGGCTTGGATTTATCTGATGCGTTAAAAACTGACTGTGCGCCTTTAAATAACATGGTTCATGCTGTACTTGATAAAGTGGGGCCTCAAGTGGCTCTATTGCGAGATCCTACACGTGGTGGTTTAGGTACTGTTTTAAAAGAAATTGCAGACCAAAGTCAAGTTGGTATTAAGGTAGAAGAAGCGGCTATACCAATTCACGCTGAAGTACAGTCTGTTTGTGATATTTTAGGATATGATCCATTATATTTAGCAAATGAAGGAAAGGTTGTACTGGTAGTAGATCAATCCGTTACAGAAGAAGTTCTCTCCATTCTTCACGGCTTTGAAGAGGGCAAAGAAGCTGTGTTAATTGGGAGAACACTAGACAAGAATATTGGTAAGGTTGGTTTACAAACCGCTATTGGTGGTGTTCGCTTAATCGATTTGTTAGGTGAAGATCAAGTTCCTCGTATCTGCTAA
- the scfA gene encoding six-cysteine ranthipeptide SCIFF, with amino-acid sequence MAKRIRTINTESLQKTAKTGGCGECQTSCQSACKTSCTVGNQVCKQK; translated from the coding sequence ATGGCTAAACGTATTCGTACTATCAACACTGAATCCTTGCAAAAAACTGCTAAAACTGGCGGTTGTGGGGAATGTCAAACATCTTGCCAATCTGCTTGCAAAACAAGCTGCACAGTTGGTAACCAAGTTTGCAAACAAAAATAA
- the scfB gene encoding thioether cross-link-forming SCIFF peptide maturase — protein sequence MLELKPMIHKFRMKDNYYCLDVNSGIIHVIDELIDRVLDIYDGTNRDAVHAALDAKEDAVELDEIMDELDELIKAEQLFAPMSTEFKLVVGEKPIVKALCLNIAHDCNLACKYCFASQGDYGGVKRELMSFDVAKRAVDFLIKMSGPRQHCEIDFFGGEPLLNWDVVKQTVEYIESIQEKHNKIFKLTLTTNGMLLTQDKIDYVNEHKMSLVLSLDGRESVHNAMRPVAGSGAESYKYIAKNLINAVKQRHGLEYYVRGTYTHKNLDFTKDVMAMSDLGFEHLSMEPVVGEEGDYVLREEDWPVLEKEYEKLADIYLQRQLDGWGEKFNFFHFRMDLYRGPCMAKRLRGCGAGHEYMAVVPNGDIYPCHQFVGKDGYVLGNVYDGLQNTEIPKDFRNTHVFSKPTCAECWAKFFCSGGCHANNITLGGDLETPYEFGCRLQKKRIECAIMIQAELEQAGIDGSIPVALG from the coding sequence ATGTTAGAATTAAAACCAATGATCCATAAGTTTCGGATGAAGGATAACTATTACTGCTTAGATGTTAATAGTGGTATTATTCACGTTATCGACGAACTCATTGATAGAGTTCTTGACATATATGATGGCACTAATCGCGATGCAGTACATGCTGCATTAGATGCTAAAGAAGATGCCGTAGAACTTGATGAGATTATGGATGAGTTAGATGAGCTCATTAAAGCAGAGCAATTGTTTGCTCCGATGAGTACAGAGTTTAAACTTGTAGTAGGTGAAAAACCTATTGTTAAGGCATTATGCTTAAATATTGCTCATGATTGTAATTTAGCATGTAAATACTGTTTTGCCAGCCAAGGTGATTACGGCGGTGTAAAACGTGAATTAATGAGTTTTGATGTGGCGAAGCGTGCTGTAGATTTCCTCATTAAAATGAGCGGACCTCGTCAACATTGTGAAATAGACTTCTTTGGTGGAGAACCTTTGTTGAACTGGGATGTTGTTAAACAAACAGTTGAATATATTGAATCCATTCAAGAAAAGCACAATAAGATTTTCAAGCTTACATTGACTACAAATGGCATGCTATTAACACAAGATAAAATCGACTATGTAAACGAACATAAGATGAGCCTTGTATTATCTTTGGACGGTCGTGAATCTGTACATAATGCGATGCGTCCTGTAGCTGGTAGTGGTGCGGAATCTTATAAATATATTGCTAAAAACCTTATCAATGCGGTAAAACAACGCCATGGCCTTGAATACTACGTACGTGGTACGTATACACATAAAAACTTAGACTTTACAAAAGACGTTATGGCTATGTCTGATCTTGGCTTCGAACATTTATCCATGGAGCCTGTAGTAGGTGAAGAGGGGGACTATGTTCTTCGCGAAGAGGATTGGCCTGTATTGGAAAAAGAATATGAAAAATTAGCAGATATTTATTTACAACGTCAATTAGATGGTTGGGGCGAGAAGTTTAACTTCTTCCACTTCCGTATGGATTTGTATCGCGGTCCATGTATGGCTAAACGCCTTCGTGGTTGTGGGGCAGGTCATGAATATATGGCAGTCGTACCAAATGGCGATATTTACCCATGTCATCAATTCGTAGGTAAAGATGGATATGTGCTTGGCAATGTGTATGATGGTTTACAAAATACAGAAATTCCTAAAGATTTCCGTAATACACATGTATTCTCTAAACCAACTTGTGCTGAATGTTGGGCGAAATTCTTCTGTTCTGGTGGCTGTCATGCTAACAACATTACATTAGGTGGCGATTTAGAAACACCTTATGAATTTGGCTGCCGCTTACAAAAGAAACGTATTGAATGCGCTATTATGATTCAAGCCGAGTTAGAACAAGCTGGCATTGATGGCAGTATTCCTGTAGCATTAGGTTAA
- a CDS encoding ECF transporter S component, with the protein MNNNERPVDDNSTVSIPGNETTSPVERKQVKKEKKSGITIRELTIIGLLAGITIALGVSGYGIIPLGPLNVTTLHVPTLIGAIVEGPKVGAFVGFIFGCYSLWQNITAPNILSPLFINPIISVLPRILFPVLAYLVYLLLWKASQGPRILVSAFMGTVFHTIMVMGLIFLLYADMFAIKMNLSPDQVLGSIVFLSVTHGIPEAVFAAVIVTPVALALRKVLRKDTLKKEKTDAVTSAATTVGADANKTTEVNKIKSVDENITK; encoded by the coding sequence ATGAACAACAATGAACGTCCAGTGGATGATAACTCAACTGTATCAATCCCAGGCAATGAAACGACTAGCCCCGTTGAACGTAAACAGGTTAAAAAAGAGAAAAAGAGTGGTATTACTATTCGTGAGCTTACCATTATTGGTTTGTTGGCGGGGATCACAATCGCATTAGGTGTATCTGGCTATGGTATTATTCCATTAGGCCCGCTTAATGTAACTACTTTACATGTACCGACACTTATTGGTGCAATTGTAGAGGGGCCTAAAGTTGGTGCTTTTGTAGGGTTTATCTTTGGTTGCTATAGCTTGTGGCAAAATATTACAGCTCCAAATATTTTATCTCCACTATTTATTAATCCAATCATTTCTGTGTTACCACGTATACTTTTCCCTGTATTAGCATATTTAGTATACTTATTATTGTGGAAAGCATCTCAAGGTCCACGCATTCTTGTATCTGCCTTCATGGGGACTGTATTCCATACAATTATGGTTATGGGACTTATCTTCTTGCTTTACGCAGATATGTTTGCTATTAAAATGAACCTAAGCCCAGATCAAGTATTAGGCTCTATTGTATTCTTATCTGTTACGCATGGTATTCCAGAAGCTGTTTTTGCAGCTGTTATCGTTACTCCAGTTGCATTGGCATTACGCAAGGTATTGCGTAAGGATACTCTTAAGAAAGAAAAAACTGATGCTGTTACAAGCGCTGCAACAACAGTAGGAGCAGATGCAAATAAAACTACAGAAGTTAATAAAATCAAATCTGTAGACGAAAACATAACTAAATAG
- the hypF gene encoding carbamoyltransferase HypF — protein MKQNSNQTIERWGIRYTGIVQGVGFRPLVSMWAHSLGLTGFVYNDSQGVYVEIQGCTSDLQLFLDAIQDDRPRLCRITSQTVEHLTIKNNEVEFSVEPSPLGEAVSTFISADTAPCADCLKELQQDKRRKEYPFINCTNCGPRYTIIKSLPYDRERTTMDEFPMCEACKAEYEDIEGRRYRAEPNACVQCGPHYTLYKPNRTVVDTVNVWNTTRELINEGSIIAIKGIGGYHLVCDARNDAAVQRLRKRKNRPHKPLAIMVGSLDTAIELVHLSDEELDVLTGMERPIVLLKRNTDSLVRLSPHVAPDNHMLGVMLPYTPMHEVLLPSDAAWVMTSGNRSGDPVLYDDNQAFEELESVADYFLVHNRQIYAPLDDSVVTVIHNKPRLIRRSRGYVPEPIHCELSGQTSILAMGSDLKNAFAMNKGSEVLVGPHIGDLQNASTHATLEWTIDRYEELFSIQPEKIIVDSHPQFFSSHLGERIGKSAQIPVISVQHHHAHIASVMAEHNLEGPVLGIAMDGTGYGPDGTVWGGEFLLCKGDKYQRLAHIHEAPLPGGEKAVSEPWRQALWYIRNYYGDDVPPIYQDWMKELPKGWAILDKALQSTMPMVQATSCGRLFDAVGSLLGLGMVHTYDAQIAIALEALCGDEKGILLDYNYDGRILDFTPTVQSIMDGVVNGESRAHLAASFHKTVAIALCETAADLMERYNVSDAAISGGVFQNRKLVELIYRAWHVGDLYMNEAVPSNDGGLAFGQLWIGNQK, from the coding sequence ATGAAACAAAATAGTAATCAAACTATAGAACGCTGGGGAATTCGTTATACCGGTATAGTTCAAGGGGTCGGATTCCGGCCCCTTGTTTCTATGTGGGCACATTCCCTAGGTTTAACAGGTTTTGTATATAATGATAGCCAAGGTGTTTACGTCGAGATACAAGGTTGTACTAGTGATTTGCAGTTGTTTTTAGATGCGATTCAAGATGACCGACCTAGACTGTGCCGTATTACAAGTCAAACAGTAGAACATCTTACTATAAAAAATAATGAAGTTGAGTTTTCTGTGGAGCCATCTCCATTAGGGGAAGCAGTTAGCACCTTTATTAGTGCCGATACAGCGCCATGTGCTGATTGTCTTAAAGAACTACAACAGGACAAGCGTAGAAAAGAATATCCTTTTATTAATTGTACAAATTGCGGCCCACGATATACGATTATTAAATCACTTCCCTATGATCGGGAACGAACGACGATGGACGAGTTTCCTATGTGTGAAGCTTGTAAGGCTGAATACGAAGATATAGAGGGGCGCCGTTATCGTGCTGAACCAAATGCTTGTGTTCAATGTGGTCCTCATTATACTTTATATAAACCTAATCGTACGGTTGTAGATACTGTAAATGTATGGAATACTACCCGTGAATTAATCAATGAAGGTAGTATTATTGCTATAAAAGGGATAGGTGGATACCACCTAGTTTGTGATGCTCGAAATGATGCGGCGGTTCAACGCTTGCGTAAGCGTAAGAATCGACCACATAAACCCTTAGCAATTATGGTAGGGTCCCTAGATACGGCAATTGAGCTTGTCCATCTTAGTGATGAAGAATTAGATGTTTTGACGGGAATGGAACGGCCTATCGTATTATTAAAAAGAAATACTGATAGTTTAGTGCGTTTGAGTCCCCATGTAGCTCCGGATAATCATATGCTTGGCGTAATGTTACCATATACACCGATGCATGAGGTACTATTACCATCAGATGCAGCATGGGTTATGACAAGCGGTAATCGAAGTGGTGATCCAGTTTTATATGATGATAATCAAGCCTTTGAAGAGTTAGAATCGGTTGCCGATTATTTCTTGGTACACAATCGTCAAATCTATGCACCTCTCGATGACTCTGTTGTAACTGTCATCCATAATAAACCTCGATTGATTCGTCGTAGTCGTGGTTATGTACCAGAACCTATTCATTGTGAACTTTCAGGGCAAACTTCGATATTAGCCATGGGTAGTGATCTTAAAAATGCATTTGCTATGAATAAAGGCTCAGAAGTCCTTGTAGGCCCACATATTGGGGATCTACAAAATGCATCTACTCATGCCACATTGGAGTGGACTATTGACCGATATGAGGAATTGTTTTCTATACAACCAGAGAAAATTATTGTAGATAGTCATCCTCAATTTTTCTCGTCCCACTTAGGAGAGCGCATTGGTAAAAGCGCACAGATTCCTGTTATATCTGTTCAACATCATCACGCTCATATTGCATCAGTCATGGCAGAGCACAATCTTGAAGGTCCAGTGCTGGGGATTGCCATGGATGGTACCGGATATGGACCAGATGGAACGGTATGGGGTGGTGAATTTCTCCTTTGCAAGGGAGATAAATATCAACGATTAGCTCATATCCATGAAGCGCCATTACCGGGAGGAGAGAAAGCTGTTTCCGAGCCATGGCGCCAAGCCTTATGGTATATTCGAAATTACTATGGTGATGATGTTCCACCTATCTACCAAGATTGGATGAAAGAATTGCCTAAAGGTTGGGCCATATTAGATAAAGCATTACAATCTACGATGCCTATGGTTCAAGCAACGAGTTGTGGTCGTTTGTTTGATGCGGTTGGCTCTCTTTTAGGGCTTGGTATGGTCCACACCTATGATGCACAAATTGCTATAGCCTTAGAGGCTCTATGTGGTGATGAAAAAGGAATATTGCTTGATTATAACTATGATGGGCGAATTCTTGATTTTACACCTACCGTTCAATCCATTATGGATGGTGTAGTTAATGGTGAATCTAGGGCTCATCTTGCTGCATCTTTCCATAAAACCGTTGCTATCGCATTATGTGAAACCGCAGCGGATTTAATGGAGCGCTATAATGTTAGTGATGCGGCTATTTCTGGCGGTGTATTTCAAAATCGCAAATTAGTAGAGCTGATATATCGCGCTTGGCATGTAGGCGATTTGTATATGAATGAAGCGGTTCCTTCCAATGATGGCGGATTAGCCTTTGGTCAACTATGGATTGGCAATCAGAAATAG